The stretch of DNA TATCGGATATCGATGGGTTATGCAACAAAAATCCCAAGAAAAATGAAGATGCACAGCTCATAAGTACCATAAAAAAGATCACGCCTGAAATTGAAAGTTATGGTGGAAGTCCTACGAGCATGAAAGGCGTGGGTGGGATGAGAACAAAGATAGAAGCAGCAAAGATAACATCGATTGCAGGATGCCACATGGTGATTGCCAACAGTGCAATTGATAATGTGGTAATAAGAGTCATGGAAGGGGAGAACATCGGTACCCTGTTCCTTGCACTGAACGGAAAATTCAAGAACAGGAAGCGCTGGATAATACTTTCCAAGGCTTCGGGAAAGCTCATTGTGGATAAAGGCGCAGAAGAAGCTTTACAGAAGAGAAGAGGGCTTTTACCTTCCGGGATTATCGAGGTTGTCGGGATGTTTGACAGGGGAGATATCATCGAGATAGAAAGTGAAGGTAAGGTTTTTGCAAAGGGTATCACAGATTATACTTCCCGGGAGTTAATTAAGATCAAAGGGAAGCGTTTTGATATGATTGAAGGGATACTAGGATACAAGAATTACGATGAAGTTATAAGAAAGACGAATATGGGATTATTTTAATTATCTCATCTATTTGGAGTGTTTATTGAGAAGTTTATACTAGATAGAAGATACCTTACTCCATTGTCAAATGAAGGATATTGTATGGAATCAAGCTTATTTTTAATTCTGTTATGCAAATAAGGCACTATGAACGTTTTTTACCTATTTCATTGAGTGTTCTCTTTGCCTGAAATTCAAATTCAAAATGGTGTGTCTTGATATGCACATTTTTCTTCCCTTTCTTGAATTCACGTATTGTGCACAA from Methanosarcinales archaeon encodes:
- the proB gene encoding glutamate 5-kinase, which codes for MDSIHTINRKEVFKDIKNIVLKIGTSSLSNADGSFNRRFTHEIANQVARLRKYGKTVIIVSSGAIGIGCEELKMASCPREIPLRQAAAALGQNILMQEWMAAFNKHDIKVAQILLTYEAFSNRMTYLNLRNSISTLMEAGVIPVINENDPICVHEIEATFGDNDKLSAMVASKVDAELLIMLSDIDGLCNKNPKKNEDAQLISTIKKITPEIESYGGSPTSMKGVGGMRTKIEAAKITSIAGCHMVIANSAIDNVVIRVMEGENIGTLFLALNGKFKNRKRWIILSKASGKLIVDKGAEEALQKRRGLLPSGIIEVVGMFDRGDIIEIESEGKVFAKGITDYTSRELIKIKGKRFDMIEGILGYKNYDEVIRKTNMGLF